One Mixta gaviniae genomic window carries:
- a CDS encoding lytic transglycosylase domain-containing protein — protein sequence MITLPGGLSPLQTLPPPDLSNLSDKNPLATGGGPLTSGTMSSPIDFGQSGGGGTDLASLLSQSGGNPQQAVSSAIDQTLAQLISALISSLMPLLQQLAGQQNGGQQNAQGTGGGAPQNLFASPDGGQSGGMPNGPADGAASPTGGATHPTGGITSPTGGATHPTGGITSPTGGATHPVSGAGQNLAAPSGGSGLHLPEALKPYEGAIQNAAQKTGVPGEILAAQIWQESRGNLGAATVNGGNGLQDSGLMQVNSNTFADLQSKNPDLLGPNANANHPADNIMAGALYMKEQLNNFDGNMGAALRAYNSGPLNVNVNDLSDISKTGTGDATYVNKVMNFASTISSGQGTLPA from the coding sequence ATGATCACACTACCTGGTGGGCTTAGCCCCCTGCAAACGCTGCCGCCGCCCGATCTGAGCAACCTGAGCGATAAAAACCCGCTGGCGACCGGCGGCGGCCCCCTCACCTCCGGCACCATGAGTTCGCCGATCGATTTCGGCCAGAGCGGCGGCGGCGGTACCGATCTCGCGTCACTGCTCAGCCAGAGCGGCGGCAATCCGCAGCAGGCGGTGAGTAGCGCTATCGACCAGACGCTGGCCCAGCTGATTAGCGCGCTGATTTCATCGCTGATGCCGCTGCTCCAGCAGCTTGCCGGACAGCAGAACGGCGGCCAGCAAAATGCACAGGGTACCGGCGGCGGTGCGCCGCAGAACCTGTTTGCCTCGCCTGATGGCGGCCAGAGCGGAGGGATGCCGAACGGGCCGGCCGACGGCGCGGCCAGCCCAACGGGCGGTGCAACCCATCCGACCGGCGGCATAACCAGCCCAACGGGCGGCGCGACCCATCCGACCGGCGGCATAACCAGCCCAACGGGCGGCGCGACCCATCCGGTTAGCGGCGCGGGCCAGAACCTCGCCGCGCCATCCGGCGGCAGCGGGCTGCATCTGCCGGAAGCGTTGAAGCCGTATGAAGGCGCTATCCAGAATGCGGCGCAGAAAACCGGCGTGCCGGGCGAAATACTGGCGGCGCAAATCTGGCAGGAGTCGCGCGGCAACCTGGGCGCCGCCACGGTTAACGGCGGCAACGGCCTGCAGGATAGCGGCCTGATGCAGGTTAATAGCAATACCTTCGCCGATCTGCAGAGCAAAAACCCCGATCTGCTGGGACCAAACGCCAACGCCAACCATCCGGCGGATAACATTATGGCGGGCGCGCTCTATATGAAAGAGCAGCTGAACAACTTCGACGGCAATATGGGCGCGGCGTTGCGCGCCTATAACTCCGGGCCACTTAACGTCAACGTGAACGATTTAAGCGATATCTCCAAAACCGGCACCGGCGACGCCACCTATGTCAACAAGGTGATGAACTTCGCCTCCACTATCAGCAGCGGTCAGGGCACTCTGCCCGCCTGA
- a CDS encoding TetR/AcrR family transcriptional regulator has translation MKKHPGRPREFDPEAFLKTALTVFWNKGYKATSLGDLMAASGLASASIYRLYPDKKSIFLAALSQYMEEGLARMTKRARALPPEKALYETLDYCALLSTGESGTRGCFTLRAASELLPTDAEVSDKINYMFNGIKERLIDILSQGQRQQVFRSDISAETMAESIFMMLEGMRIYGKVNPDLQRLQASNQFIMQSVMLPQAAGGEKR, from the coding sequence ATGAAAAAGCACCCCGGCAGGCCAAGAGAGTTCGATCCTGAAGCGTTCCTGAAAACAGCCCTGACGGTGTTCTGGAATAAAGGGTACAAAGCGACCTCATTAGGCGATTTAATGGCCGCCTCTGGCCTGGCCAGCGCCAGCATTTACCGGCTTTATCCTGATAAGAAATCCATTTTCCTCGCGGCGCTGAGCCAGTATATGGAGGAAGGCCTGGCGCGTATGACTAAACGCGCGCGCGCGTTGCCGCCGGAAAAAGCGCTCTATGAAACACTCGACTATTGCGCGCTGCTCTCTACGGGCGAATCAGGGACGCGCGGCTGTTTTACGCTGCGCGCCGCCAGCGAACTGCTGCCGACAGATGCCGAGGTCAGCGATAAAATTAACTATATGTTTAACGGTATCAAAGAGAGGCTGATCGATATTCTTTCGCAGGGGCAGCGGCAGCAGGTTTTCAGAAGCGACATCAGCGCGGAGACCATGGCGGAAAGCATTTTTATGATGCTGGAAGGCATGCGTATTTACGGCAAAGTGAATCCCGATTTACAGCGTCTGCAAGCCTCTAACCAGTTTATTATGCAAAGCGTGATGTTGCCGCAGGCCGCTGGCGGAGAAAAAAGATGA
- a CDS encoding sigma 54-interacting transcriptional regulator, translated as MVKAITTSTRCPAQESRRTGHADLSPLNPPALAACAFPAADIHAHLHKLVETIAPLHVDVLLEGETGTGKDTLARRIYERSGCRGPLVPVNCGAIPETLAESELFGVVSGAYTGASHSRPGYIETANNGILFLDEIDSMPLTVQAKLLRMLETRAIERLGSTRCIPLTLRVIAAAQTPLEQLVAQGRFRRDLYFRLNTITLSTPTVRSRPELIIPLFRQFTQDAAQRLDQPLPPRAPGLDEALLLHSWPGNIRELKAAAERFVLGLPPLCQQAIPQAESIVLKERLRRIERSLIHECLHRHGHRIDEVVHELGIPRRTLYHRLKQLKLSA; from the coding sequence ATGGTTAAAGCGATTACCACCAGCACGCGCTGCCCGGCGCAAGAGAGCCGGCGCACCGGCCATGCTGATCTGTCCCCTCTGAATCCGCCTGCGTTAGCGGCGTGCGCCTTTCCGGCGGCGGATATCCATGCGCATCTGCATAAACTGGTTGAGACTATCGCCCCGCTTCATGTGGATGTGCTGCTGGAAGGCGAAACCGGCACCGGAAAAGATACGCTGGCGCGCCGCATCTACGAGCGCTCCGGCTGCCGCGGGCCGCTGGTGCCGGTCAACTGCGGCGCGATCCCGGAAACGCTGGCGGAAAGCGAGCTGTTCGGCGTGGTCTCCGGCGCCTATACCGGCGCCAGCCACTCCCGTCCCGGCTATATCGAGACGGCGAACAACGGCATTCTGTTTCTCGATGAGATCGACAGCATGCCGTTGACGGTGCAGGCCAAGCTGTTGCGTATGCTGGAGACGCGCGCCATCGAGCGCCTCGGCAGCACCCGCTGCATTCCGCTGACGCTGCGGGTGATCGCCGCCGCCCAGACGCCGCTGGAGCAGTTGGTGGCGCAGGGGCGCTTCCGCCGCGATCTCTATTTCCGTCTCAACACCATTACGCTATCAACACCGACGGTGCGTTCGCGCCCGGAGTTGATTATTCCGCTGTTCCGCCAGTTCACCCAGGATGCCGCCCAGCGGCTCGACCAGCCGCTGCCGCCGCGTGCGCCGGGGCTGGATGAGGCGCTGCTGCTGCACAGCTGGCCGGGCAACATCCGCGAGCTGAAGGCGGCGGCGGAACGCTTTGTGCTGGGATTGCCGCCACTCTGTCAGCAGGCGATCCCGCAGGCGGAATCGATCGTGCTGAAGGAGCGCCTGCGCCGCATCGAGCGCAGCCTGATCCATGAGTGTTTGCACCGTCACGGCCACCGGATCGATGAGGTGGTACATGAACTGGGTATCCCGCGCCGCACCCTTTACCACCGTTTGAAACAGCTGAAGCTGAGCGCCTGA